The following proteins are co-located in the Robbsia betulipollinis genome:
- the dapE gene encoding succinyl-diaminopimelate desuccinylase, with amino-acid sequence MSATLSLAEDLIRRPSITPADGDCQARLRERLGAVGFECETLVFGDVVNLWAVRRGAQGREGKLLVFAGHTDVVPTGPLPEWTSAPFAPTRRDGKLFGRGAADMKTSIAGFVVAIEEFVAAHPRHAGSVALLITSDEEGPSVNGTVKVVEALRARGERLDYCIVGEPTSVDTLGDTIKNGRRGSLSGRLRVRGVQGHIAYPHLARNPVHMAAPALAALVDTVWDAGNAYFPPTSWQISNYHAGTGASNVIAGEAVIDFNFRFSTENTADTLKARVADILARHGLDAGDYTIDWHLSGQPFLTPQGDLSDAIGAAIHAETGVRAALSTTGGTSDGRFIATLCEQVVEFGPVNASIHKIDEHVALDAIEPLKNIYRRTLETLVA; translated from the coding sequence ATGAGCGCTACCCTGTCCCTGGCCGAAGACCTGATCCGCCGGCCCTCCATCACCCCGGCGGACGGCGATTGCCAGGCGCGTCTGCGCGAGCGGCTCGGCGCGGTCGGCTTCGAATGCGAAACGCTGGTGTTCGGCGACGTGGTCAATCTCTGGGCGGTGCGCCGGGGCGCGCAGGGCCGCGAGGGCAAGCTGCTGGTCTTCGCCGGGCATACCGACGTCGTACCCACCGGTCCGCTGCCCGAATGGACCTCCGCGCCCTTCGCGCCGACGCGCCGCGACGGCAAGCTGTTCGGCCGCGGCGCGGCGGACATGAAAACCTCGATCGCCGGCTTCGTCGTCGCGATCGAGGAATTCGTCGCCGCCCATCCGCGGCACGCGGGCAGCGTCGCGCTGTTGATCACCAGCGACGAGGAAGGCCCGTCGGTGAACGGCACGGTGAAGGTGGTCGAAGCGCTGCGCGCACGCGGCGAGCGGCTCGACTACTGCATCGTCGGCGAGCCGACCTCGGTCGACACGCTCGGCGACACGATCAAGAACGGCCGGCGCGGCAGTCTGTCCGGGCGTCTGCGCGTGCGCGGCGTGCAGGGGCATATCGCCTATCCGCATCTGGCGCGCAATCCGGTCCATATGGCCGCGCCGGCGCTGGCCGCTCTCGTGGACACCGTCTGGGACGCGGGCAACGCCTACTTCCCGCCCACCAGCTGGCAGATATCGAACTACCATGCGGGTACCGGCGCGAGCAATGTGATCGCCGGCGAGGCGGTGATCGACTTCAACTTCCGCTTCTCGACCGAGAACACCGCCGACACGCTGAAGGCCCGGGTCGCCGACATCCTCGCGCGGCACGGGCTGGACGCCGGCGACTACACGATCGACTGGCATCTCAGTGGCCAGCCTTTCCTCACGCCACAGGGCGACCTGTCGGACGCGATCGGGGCCGCCATTCATGCCGAGACCGGCGTGCGGGCCGCCCTGTCGACGACCGGCGGCACCTCCGACGGCCGCTTCATCGCGACGCTATGCGAGCAGGTGGTCGAATTCGGCCCGGTCAACGCCAGCATCCACAAGATCGACGAACACGTGGCGCTGGACGCGATCGAGCCGCTGAAGAATATCTACCGCCGCACGCTGGAGACGCTCGTCGCATGA
- the prmB gene encoding 50S ribosomal protein L3 N(5)-glutamine methyltransferase → MTTQYPFSTLRDLLRYAVTRFGQAKLAFGHGNANAYDEAAYLLLHTLSLPLDMLDPFLDATLTDTEIAKVLDVIEKRATDRIPAAYLTQEAWLHGYRFYVDERTIVPRSLIGELLIEHLSPWISQPHGVDAVLELCTGSACLSVLAADAFPAATIDAVDLSADALAVARRNVDDYALAERITLFQGDLYAPLPAGRRYNLIFANPPYVNTDSMSRLPDEYRREPTLALAGGDDGMDVVRRIVEEARNWLTDDGVLVVEIGNERRYAEAAFGGLDPVWLSTSAGDDAVFLLHAGDLPD, encoded by the coding sequence ATGACGACGCAATACCCTTTCTCGACCCTGCGCGATCTGCTGCGCTACGCCGTCACCCGTTTCGGCCAGGCCAAACTCGCGTTCGGCCACGGCAACGCCAATGCCTACGATGAGGCCGCCTATCTGCTGCTGCATACGTTGAGCCTGCCGCTGGACATGCTCGACCCCTTCCTCGACGCAACCCTCACCGACACGGAAATCGCCAAGGTGCTCGACGTGATCGAGAAGCGCGCGACCGATCGCATCCCCGCTGCCTATCTGACGCAGGAAGCCTGGCTGCACGGCTATCGTTTCTACGTCGACGAACGCACGATCGTGCCGCGTTCGCTGATCGGCGAATTGCTGATCGAGCACCTGTCGCCGTGGATCAGCCAGCCGCATGGCGTCGACGCGGTGCTGGAACTGTGCACGGGTTCGGCATGCCTGTCGGTGCTCGCCGCGGATGCCTTTCCCGCCGCGACGATCGATGCCGTGGATCTGAGCGCCGACGCGCTCGCGGTGGCGCGCCGCAACGTCGACGACTATGCGCTCGCCGAGCGCATCACGCTGTTCCAGGGCGATCTGTACGCACCGCTGCCGGCCGGCCGGCGCTACAACCTGATCTTCGCCAATCCGCCCTACGTCAACACCGACTCCATGTCCCGCCTGCCCGACGAATACCGGCGCGAACCCACGCTCGCGCTGGCCGGCGGCGACGACGGCATGGACGTGGTGCGCCGCATCGTCGAGGAAGCCCGCAACTGGCTGACCGACGACGGCGTGCTGGTGGTCGAGATCGGCAACGAGCGCCGCTACGCGGAAGCGGCCTTCGGCGGGCTCGATCCAGTCTGGCTCTCGACCAGCGCCGGCGACGACGCGGTCTTCCTGCTGCACGCGGGCGACCTCCCCGACTGA
- the cls gene encoding cardiolipin synthase, with protein sequence MHFSMIDLGTLVLLIHLSGVVAAVHAVVYTRTSQGAIAWAVALVTMPYLTLVPYLFLGQSHFAGYIDARRSGNRQLRALADLPDGPADPDATGRATAALGDGATHAFDRLSGMPLLAGNRVSTLINGTQTFDAILAAIEGAKHYVLVQFFVVRDDRIGQRLKRALLGCAARGVRTYLLYDGIGSHDLSRRYIRELRAGGVVAHKFATRRFVNRFQLNFRNHRKLVVIDGERAFVGGHNVGDEYLGEKPPLSPWRDTHIDIAGPVVSSIQFVFVEDWFWATQRVPDLIRCNTVHDANMCCQAIITGPADEFETCSLFFVNAINSAQQRIWLTSPYFVPDEAVFTALKLAVMRGVDVRILIPARRDHLVVFSASTVHASEAVRAGVRMFRYQPGFLHQKVVLIDDIAAAVGSPNLDNRSFRLNFELTVLTIDRGFAAEVETMLLADFAESLPVGLDEFRRAPALKRAAMRVACLFSPIL encoded by the coding sequence ATGCATTTCAGCATGATCGACCTGGGCACCCTGGTGCTGCTGATCCATCTCAGCGGCGTCGTGGCGGCGGTGCACGCCGTCGTCTATACGCGCACCTCGCAAGGCGCGATCGCCTGGGCCGTGGCGCTGGTGACGATGCCCTATCTGACGCTCGTGCCCTATCTGTTTCTCGGGCAAAGCCACTTCGCGGGCTATATCGACGCGCGCCGCAGCGGCAACCGTCAGTTGCGCGCGCTGGCCGACCTGCCCGACGGCCCCGCGGACCCGGACGCCACGGGCCGCGCGACGGCCGCGCTCGGCGACGGCGCGACCCACGCCTTCGATCGCCTGAGCGGCATGCCGCTGCTGGCGGGCAACCGCGTGAGCACGCTGATCAATGGTACCCAGACCTTCGACGCCATCCTCGCAGCCATCGAGGGCGCCAAGCACTACGTGCTGGTGCAGTTTTTCGTGGTGCGCGACGACCGCATCGGCCAGCGCCTCAAACGCGCGCTGCTCGGCTGCGCGGCGCGCGGCGTGCGAACCTATCTGCTGTACGACGGCATCGGGTCGCACGACCTGTCGCGCCGCTATATCCGCGAACTGCGCGCCGGGGGCGTCGTGGCGCACAAGTTCGCCACGCGCCGTTTCGTCAACCGCTTCCAGTTGAACTTTCGCAACCACCGCAAGCTCGTGGTCATCGACGGCGAGCGCGCCTTCGTCGGCGGGCATAACGTGGGCGACGAGTATCTGGGCGAGAAGCCGCCGCTGTCGCCGTGGCGCGACACGCATATCGATATCGCCGGGCCGGTGGTGTCGAGCATCCAGTTCGTGTTCGTCGAGGACTGGTTCTGGGCGACGCAGCGCGTGCCCGACCTGATCCGGTGCAACACCGTCCACGACGCGAACATGTGCTGCCAGGCGATCATCACGGGTCCCGCGGACGAATTCGAGACCTGTTCGTTGTTCTTCGTCAACGCGATCAATTCCGCCCAGCAACGGATCTGGCTCACCAGCCCCTATTTCGTCCCCGACGAAGCGGTCTTCACCGCGCTGAAGCTCGCGGTGATGCGCGGCGTGGACGTACGCATCCTGATCCCGGCGCGGCGCGACCACCTGGTGGTGTTCTCCGCGTCCACCGTCCATGCCAGCGAAGCGGTGCGCGCCGGCGTGCGGATGTTCCGCTACCAGCCGGGGTTTCTGCACCAGAAGGTCGTGCTGATCGACGATATCGCCGCGGCCGTGGGCAGTCCGAATCTGGACAACCGCTCGTTTCGCCTGAATTTCGAACTGACGGTGCTGACGATCGATCGCGGTTTCGCGGCCGAGGTGGAGACGATGCTGCTGGCGGATTTCGCCGAATCGCTTCCGGTCGGACTCGACGAATTCCGCCGGGCACCGGCACTGAAGCGGGCGGCGATGCGCGTCGCCTGCCTGTTTTCGCCGATACTCTGA
- a CDS encoding glutathione peroxidase, whose protein sequence is MVDKTIYDFRATALNGESVALSRYADKVLLVVNTASHCGFTSQYTGLQQLHTRFADSGFEVLGFPCNQFGRQEPGDSETIGAFCTQNFGLSFPLFEKIEVNGEHAHPLFRWLTGMRPGMLGTEGIKWNFTKFLIDRHGRVVERYAPITKPEAIASDIEKLLAA, encoded by the coding sequence ATGGTGGACAAAACTATCTACGATTTCCGCGCCACGGCGCTAAACGGCGAGTCCGTGGCATTGTCGCGCTATGCCGACAAGGTGCTGCTGGTCGTGAACACCGCAAGCCATTGCGGTTTCACCTCCCAGTACACGGGCCTGCAGCAGCTGCACACCCGGTTCGCCGACAGCGGCTTCGAGGTGCTGGGTTTCCCGTGCAACCAGTTCGGGCGTCAGGAGCCGGGCGACAGCGAGACGATCGGCGCGTTCTGCACGCAGAATTTCGGACTCAGCTTTCCGCTGTTCGAGAAGATCGAGGTCAATGGCGAGCATGCGCATCCGTTGTTTCGCTGGCTGACCGGCATGCGCCCGGGCATGCTGGGAACGGAAGGCATCAAATGGAACTTCACGAAGTTCCTGATCGACCGCCATGGCAGGGTGGTGGAGCGCTATGCGCCGATCACCAAGCCCGAGGCGATCGCCAGCGATATCGAAAAGCTGCTGGCGGCGTAA
- a CDS encoding ATP-binding cassette domain-containing protein: protein MIRFNQFSLARGVKPLFENTTFTLNPGEKAGLIGANGAGKSTLFGVLLGRLQADGGDVSFPPTWQVAHVSQETPAIERSALDYTLDGDAELRAIEARIDAASASGDGNEEAEAHAALADVDGYTARSRAETLLAGLGFSQVEIGRSVMSFSGGWRMRLNLAQALMCRSDLLLLDEPTNHLDLDAIVWLEDWLRRYPGTMLVISHDREFLDAVTGTTLHLENRQIKRYGGNYSQFEILRAQQIALQQSAFQKQQKTIEHLQSFVDRFKAKASKARQAQSRVKALERIELIAPVYASSPFTFSFREPDAAPNPMLVVDDVDCGYQGQGGVGDTKGTTTILSHVKLSIQNGQRIGLLGANGQGKSTLIKTLFGELATLAGDVTRGKGLEIGYFAQHQLETLRSDDSPLQHLSRIAGGAREQELRNFLGSFNFNGDMATSSIERFSGGEKARLALALIIWRKPNLLLLDEPTNHLDLETRHALTTALAQFDGTLILVSHDRHLLRATTDAFLLVGHGEVKPFDGDLDDYKDWLLDSARIRAMAESRAASAAATAAYVASQAASAEQARATQAQAAAATAAQAAAQAAADKPRAVPEESDPAKRREQRRLDAAARQQSASQRKPLQMRIQTLEKDLETLNAQKATLDALIADPASYDAARKSALTDALRKQGELTGRIADVENAWLQALEELEQMDA from the coding sequence GTGATCCGTTTCAATCAGTTTAGCCTCGCCCGCGGCGTCAAGCCGCTTTTCGAGAACACCACCTTCACGCTCAACCCGGGCGAGAAAGCCGGTCTGATCGGCGCCAACGGCGCCGGCAAATCGACGCTGTTCGGCGTGCTGCTGGGCCGCCTGCAGGCCGATGGCGGCGACGTCTCCTTCCCGCCGACCTGGCAGGTCGCCCACGTATCGCAGGAAACGCCGGCGATCGAACGCAGCGCGCTCGACTACACGCTCGACGGCGATGCCGAGCTGCGCGCGATCGAGGCCCGCATCGACGCGGCGTCCGCGTCGGGCGACGGCAACGAAGAGGCCGAGGCGCACGCCGCGCTCGCCGATGTCGACGGCTACACCGCGCGTTCGCGCGCCGAGACGCTGCTCGCGGGGCTCGGCTTCTCGCAGGTGGAGATCGGCCGCAGCGTCATGAGCTTCTCGGGCGGATGGCGCATGCGCCTGAACCTTGCGCAGGCGCTGATGTGCCGCTCGGACCTGCTGCTGCTCGACGAACCCACCAATCACCTCGACCTCGACGCGATCGTCTGGCTCGAGGACTGGCTGCGGCGCTACCCCGGCACGATGCTGGTGATTTCGCACGACCGCGAATTCCTCGACGCGGTCACCGGCACGACGCTGCATCTGGAAAACCGCCAGATCAAGCGTTATGGCGGCAACTACAGCCAGTTCGAGATCCTGCGCGCGCAGCAGATCGCGCTGCAGCAGAGCGCCTTCCAGAAACAGCAGAAGACGATCGAACACCTGCAAAGCTTCGTCGACCGCTTCAAGGCGAAGGCGTCGAAGGCCCGGCAGGCGCAAAGCCGCGTCAAGGCGCTGGAGCGCATCGAACTCATCGCGCCGGTCTACGCGTCTTCGCCCTTCACCTTCTCGTTCCGCGAGCCGGACGCGGCGCCCAACCCGATGCTGGTGGTCGACGACGTCGATTGCGGCTACCAGGGCCAGGGCGGCGTGGGCGACACGAAAGGCACGACGACCATCCTCTCGCACGTCAAGCTGTCGATCCAGAACGGCCAGCGCATCGGCCTGCTGGGCGCGAACGGCCAGGGCAAGTCGACCCTGATCAAAACGCTGTTCGGCGAACTCGCGACGCTCGCCGGCGACGTCACGCGCGGCAAGGGGCTGGAAATCGGCTACTTCGCGCAACACCAGCTGGAGACGCTGCGTTCGGACGACAGTCCGCTGCAGCATCTGTCGCGCATCGCCGGCGGCGCGCGCGAGCAGGAACTGCGCAACTTCCTGGGCAGTTTCAACTTCAACGGCGACATGGCCACGTCGTCGATCGAGCGCTTTTCGGGAGGCGAAAAGGCCCGTCTGGCGCTCGCGCTGATCATCTGGCGCAAGCCGAACCTGCTGCTGCTCGACGAACCGACCAATCACCTCGATCTGGAAACGCGTCATGCGCTGACCACCGCGCTCGCGCAGTTCGACGGCACGCTGATCCTGGTGTCGCACGACCGTCACCTGTTGCGCGCCACCACCGATGCCTTCCTGCTGGTGGGCCATGGCGAGGTGAAGCCGTTCGACGGCGACCTCGACGACTACAAGGACTGGCTGCTCGATTCGGCGCGGATTCGCGCGATGGCGGAATCCCGCGCGGCGAGCGCGGCCGCCACCGCCGCTTATGTGGCAAGTCAGGCGGCGTCCGCCGAGCAGGCGCGGGCGACGCAGGCCCAGGCCGCCGCGGCGACCGCGGCCCAGGCGGCTGCGCAGGCAGCGGCCGACAAGCCCCGCGCGGTGCCCGAGGAAAGCGACCCGGCGAAGCGCCGCGAGCAGCGTCGCCTCGACGCCGCGGCCCGCCAGCAGTCGGCCTCGCAACGCAAACCGCTGCAGATGCGCATCCAGACGCTCGAAAAGGACCTGGAGACGCTGAACGCGCAGAAAGCGACGCTCGATGCGCTGATCGCCGACCCCGCGAGCTACGATGCGGCGCGCAAGAGCGCCCTGACCGACGCGCTGCGCAAGCAGGGCGAACTCACGGGCAGGATCGCCGATGTCGAAAACGCGTGGCTGCAGGCGCTCGAGGAACTGGAGCAGATGGACGCGTAG
- a CDS encoding peptide chain release factor 3 → MSLSEVNRRRTFAVISHPDAGKTTLTEKLLLFSGAIHIAGAVKGRKSKRFATSDWMEIEKQRGISVASSVMQFEYGDAVVNLLDTPGHQDFSEDTYRVLTAVDAAVMVIDGANGVEAQTLKLLEVCRRQRTPIITFINKLDRDVRPPLELLSEVEDHLGVAAIPFSWPIGTGKDFRGVYDLQRSQIRAFRAGEAVRPDDSVTLQGLDDPRAVEQFGETWLRAKDEIELVAGATPTLDRELFLAGKQSPVLFGSAINNFGIREILDALVDLAPPPKVREAVQRPVDPAEARFTGMVFKVQANMDQQHRDRVAFVRVCSGKFDRGMALTVTRTGKKIKTSNVVSFLSQRREITEEAYPGDIIGIPNHGTLCLGDTLTEGEMLEFSGLPFFSPEIFQTVEALDPMRAKQLSEALRHLSEEGAIQVFRPMRGGPTLLGAVGALQFEVVSHRLAGEYRVEVRFSPSRYRLSRWVSSTDATAMKRFIEFNAGRMAYDAAEQMTLLAAHPSEIAALKETYPAIVFSEMRELSGAVLGSTH, encoded by the coding sequence ATGTCACTCTCCGAAGTGAACCGACGCCGCACGTTCGCGGTCATCTCGCACCCGGACGCCGGCAAGACCACGCTGACCGAGAAGCTGCTGCTGTTCTCGGGCGCGATCCACATCGCCGGCGCCGTCAAGGGGCGCAAGAGCAAGCGCTTCGCCACCTCCGACTGGATGGAGATCGAAAAGCAGCGCGGCATCTCGGTCGCCAGTTCGGTGATGCAGTTCGAATACGGCGATGCCGTCGTCAACCTGCTCGACACCCCGGGCCACCAGGACTTCTCCGAGGACACGTACCGGGTGCTGACCGCCGTCGATGCGGCGGTCATGGTCATCGACGGCGCGAACGGCGTGGAGGCACAAACGCTCAAACTGCTCGAGGTCTGCCGCCGCCAGCGCACGCCGATCATCACCTTCATCAACAAGCTCGACCGCGACGTACGACCACCGCTCGAACTGTTGAGCGAGGTCGAGGATCACCTGGGTGTGGCCGCCATCCCGTTTTCCTGGCCGATCGGCACCGGCAAGGATTTTCGCGGCGTCTACGACCTGCAACGCTCGCAGATCCGCGCGTTTCGCGCCGGCGAGGCGGTGCGGCCCGACGATTCGGTGACGCTGCAGGGTCTGGACGACCCGCGCGCGGTCGAGCAGTTCGGCGAGACCTGGCTGCGCGCGAAGGACGAGATCGAACTGGTCGCGGGCGCCACGCCCACGCTGGACCGCGAACTCTTTCTGGCCGGCAAGCAGTCGCCGGTGCTGTTCGGCTCGGCGATCAACAACTTCGGCATTCGCGAGATCCTCGACGCGCTCGTCGACCTGGCGCCCCCGCCCAAGGTGCGCGAGGCGGTGCAGCGCCCGGTCGACCCGGCCGAGGCGCGTTTCACCGGCATGGTCTTCAAGGTCCAGGCAAACATGGATCAGCAGCACCGCGACCGGGTCGCCTTCGTGCGCGTATGCTCGGGCAAGTTCGACCGCGGCATGGCGTTGACCGTCACGCGCACCGGCAAGAAGATCAAGACCAGCAACGTCGTGAGCTTTCTGTCGCAACGGCGCGAAATCACCGAAGAAGCCTATCCGGGCGACATCATCGGCATCCCGAACCACGGCACGCTGTGCCTGGGCGACACGCTGACCGAAGGCGAGATGCTGGAATTCTCGGGTCTGCCCTTCTTCTCGCCGGAAATTTTCCAGACGGTGGAGGCGCTCGACCCGATGCGCGCGAAGCAGTTGAGCGAAGCGCTGCGGCATCTGAGCGAGGAAGGCGCGATCCAGGTATTCCGGCCCATGCGTGGCGGCCCGACGCTGCTGGGCGCCGTTGGCGCGCTGCAGTTCGAAGTCGTCTCACACCGGCTGGCGGGCGAGTATCGGGTGGAAGTGCGCTTCTCGCCGTCGCGCTACCGGCTCTCGCGCTGGGTATCCTCGACGGACGCCACGGCGATGAAACGCTTCATCGAGTTCAATGCCGGGCGGATGGCCTACGACGCGGCCGAGCAGATGACCCTCCTCGCCGCGCATCCCTCGGAAATCGCGGCATTGAAGGAAACCTACCCGGCGATCGTCTTCAGCGAAATGCGCGAACTGTCGGGCGCGGTGCTGGGCAGCACGCACTGA
- the radA gene encoding DNA repair protein RadA has product MAKSKTVFTCTACGQQSPKWSGQCPGCNAWNTMVETVADAAAPNRFQSLARASPVRSLHEIESADVPRFSTGIGEFDRVLGGGLVSGGVVLIGGDPGIGKSTLLLQALASLAQTRRVLYVSGEESDAQIALRAERLGLMEHRTEGGARQPGAGAGPQGQDLRLYAEIQLEKIQAAIETERPSVAVIDSIQTVYSEALTSAPGSVAQVRECAAQLTRLAKQTGVTIILVGHVTKEGALAGPRVLEHIVDTVLYFEGDTHSSYRLIRAFKNRFGAVNELGVFAMTERGLRGVSNPSALFLSQHEQTVPGSCVLVTQEGTRPLLVEVQALVDTSHVPNPRRLTVGLDQNRLAMLLAVLNRHAGIACFDQDVFLNAVGGVKITEPAVDLAVLMAIHSSMRNKALLKGLVTFGEVGLAGEIRPSPRGQDRLKEAAKLGFTHAIVPKANAPKQPIDGIKVIAVERIEQAIDKVRDLE; this is encoded by the coding sequence GTGGCAAAGTCCAAAACCGTCTTTACCTGCACAGCGTGCGGACAGCAGTCGCCCAAATGGAGCGGGCAATGTCCGGGCTGCAATGCCTGGAACACGATGGTGGAAACCGTGGCCGACGCGGCCGCGCCGAACCGGTTTCAGTCGCTCGCCAGGGCCTCGCCGGTGCGTTCGCTGCACGAGATCGAATCGGCCGACGTGCCGCGCTTTTCCACGGGCATCGGCGAATTCGACCGGGTGCTGGGCGGCGGTCTGGTCTCGGGTGGCGTGGTGCTGATCGGCGGCGACCCCGGCATCGGCAAATCGACGCTGCTGCTCCAGGCGCTCGCGAGCCTCGCGCAGACCCGGCGGGTGCTGTACGTGAGCGGCGAGGAGTCGGACGCGCAGATCGCGCTGCGCGCCGAGCGGCTGGGGCTGATGGAACACCGCACGGAGGGCGGCGCCCGCCAGCCGGGAGCCGGCGCCGGGCCGCAAGGCCAGGATCTGCGCCTCTACGCCGAGATTCAGCTGGAGAAGATCCAGGCGGCCATCGAGACCGAGCGGCCGTCGGTGGCGGTGATCGATTCGATCCAGACCGTGTATTCGGAAGCGTTGACGTCGGCGCCGGGCTCGGTCGCGCAGGTACGCGAATGCGCGGCGCAGTTGACGCGCCTGGCGAAGCAGACCGGGGTGACGATCATCCTGGTCGGGCACGTGACGAAGGAAGGCGCGCTTGCCGGGCCGCGCGTGCTGGAGCATATCGTCGACACGGTGCTGTACTTCGAGGGCGACACCCATTCCTCGTATCGCCTGATTCGCGCGTTCAAGAATCGCTTCGGGGCGGTCAACGAACTCGGCGTGTTCGCGATGACCGAACGGGGTCTGCGCGGCGTGTCGAATCCCTCCGCGCTGTTTCTGTCGCAGCATGAGCAGACGGTGCCGGGGTCATGCGTGCTGGTGACGCAGGAGGGCACGCGCCCGCTGCTGGTGGAGGTGCAGGCGCTGGTCGATACCTCGCATGTGCCGAACCCGCGCCGTCTCACCGTGGGACTCGATCAGAACCGGCTGGCGATGCTGCTCGCGGTGCTCAATCGCCATGCGGGCATCGCCTGTTTCGATCAGGACGTGTTTCTCAACGCCGTGGGCGGCGTCAAGATCACCGAGCCGGCGGTCGACCTCGCGGTGCTGATGGCCATCCATTCGTCGATGCGCAACAAGGCGCTGCTCAAGGGGCTGGTGACATTCGGCGAGGTGGGGCTGGCGGGCGAGATCCGGCCGTCGCCGCGCGGTCAGGACCGCTTGAAGGAGGCGGCGAAGCTGGGTTTCACCCATGCGATCGTGCCCAAGGCGAACGCGCCCAAGCAGCCCATCGACGGAATCAAGGTGATCGCCGTGGAGCGCATCGAGCAGGCGATCGACAAGGTGCGGGATCTGGAGTGA
- the lplT gene encoding lysophospholipid transporter LplT, with protein MKKGFYTIMAAQFFSSLADSALLIAAIALLNNHHAPGWMTPLLKLFFVLSYVVLAAFVGAFADSRPKGWVMFVTNTIKVLGCLVMLFGAHPLLAYGIVGFGAAAYSPAKYGILTELLPPEKLVAANGWIEGTTVSSIILGTVLGGTLISPVVARHIIHLGVPGVHSNASAAILVITFVYILAAAFNLRIPDTGARYRKQESDPLKLISDFADCFVTLWHDKLGQISLAVTTLFWGAGATLQFIVLKWAEVALGMTLSQGAVLQAIFAVGVAVGAMAAAARVPLRRSLTVLPVGVAMGAGVTMMAFFTRDLFPQDWAWHLGRHALPAYLVLAYVFLLAVGSMAGFFVVPMNALLQHRGYVLLSAGHSIAVQNFNENLSVLVMLCLYAVLIWLNTPIWIVIVLFGMFVSLMMLLVMQRHRFNQRRFDSVALIGEDRH; from the coding sequence ATGAAGAAAGGGTTTTACACGATCATGGCCGCGCAGTTTTTTTCGTCGCTGGCCGACAGCGCCTTGCTGATCGCGGCAATCGCATTGCTGAACAATCATCACGCACCGGGATGGATGACACCGCTGCTGAAGCTCTTTTTCGTGTTGTCCTACGTCGTCCTGGCAGCCTTCGTTGGCGCCTTCGCGGATTCCCGGCCCAAGGGCTGGGTGATGTTCGTGACGAATACGATCAAGGTCCTCGGTTGCCTGGTGATGCTTTTCGGCGCCCACCCGCTGCTGGCCTACGGCATCGTCGGCTTCGGCGCGGCGGCCTATTCGCCGGCCAAGTACGGCATTCTCACCGAACTGCTGCCGCCGGAGAAACTGGTGGCCGCCAACGGCTGGATCGAAGGCACGACCGTCTCCTCGATCATTCTCGGCACCGTGCTGGGCGGTACGCTGATCAGCCCGGTCGTCGCTCGCCACATTATCCATCTGGGCGTCCCGGGCGTGCATTCGAACGCCAGCGCCGCGATTCTGGTCATCACGTTCGTCTACATCCTGGCAGCGGCCTTCAATCTGCGCATCCCCGACACCGGAGCGCGCTACCGCAAGCAGGAGAGCGACCCGCTCAAGCTGATCAGCGATTTCGCCGACTGCTTCGTCACGCTGTGGCACGACAAGCTGGGGCAGATCTCGCTCGCGGTCACCACGCTGTTCTGGGGCGCCGGCGCCACCCTGCAGTTCATCGTGCTGAAATGGGCCGAAGTGGCGCTGGGGATGACGCTGTCGCAGGGCGCGGTGCTGCAGGCCATCTTCGCGGTGGGCGTGGCCGTGGGCGCGATGGCCGCCGCCGCGCGCGTGCCGCTGCGGCGCTCGCTCACGGTGTTGCCGGTAGGCGTGGCGATGGGCGCGGGCGTGACGATGATGGCGTTCTTCACGCGCGATCTGTTCCCGCAGGACTGGGCCTGGCATCTGGGCCGGCACGCGCTGCCTGCCTATCTGGTGCTGGCCTATGTCTTCCTGCTCGCGGTGGGTTCGATGGCGGGCTTCTTCGTCGTGCCGATGAACGCGCTGCTGCAGCATCGCGGCTACGTGCTGTTGTCGGCCGGCCATTCGATCGCCGTGCAGAATTTCAACGAAAACCTGTCCGTGCTCGTGATGCTGTGCCTGTACGCGGTGCTGATCTGGCTGAACACGCCGATCTGGATCGTGATCGTGCTGTTCGGCATGTTCGTCAGCCTCATGATGCTGCTGGTCATGCAGCGGCACCGTTTCAATCAACGCCGCTTCGACTCGGTCGCCCTGATCGGCGAAGACCGGCACTGA